From a single Sorghum bicolor cultivar BTx623 chromosome 5, Sorghum_bicolor_NCBIv3, whole genome shotgun sequence genomic region:
- the LOC110435497 gene encoding uncharacterized protein LOC110435497: MLPDFVGGAVDFGALAAVSSFAKLLRRGGCSHAEGVAKEEFASAEDVGEGTSSLRKSVRNFISSFWIRFGRAEAKKMAEARRAEEIAKRAAKVDKPGPSRPPSEARPSTQAEAEVRDASVKAPEESGAKDSAQPETSAPPPPQV; encoded by the exons ATGCTCCCTGACTTTGTCGGGGGtgctgttgattttggggctttggccGCGGTTAGCTCCTTTGCTAAGCTGTTGCGTCGCGGAGGTTGCTCCCACGCGGAGGGAGTTGCCAAGGAGGAGTTCGCGTCTGCGGAGGATGTTGGCGAGGGCACCTCGAGCCTGCGCAAATCTGTCCGGAACTTCATTagttcgttctggattaggtttgggcgggcTGAGGCGAAGAAGATGGCGGAAGCTCGTCGCGCTGAG GAGATTGCCAAGAGGGCGGCTAAGGTTGACAAGCCCGGTCCTTCGCGTCCCCCTAGCGAAGCGCGTCCTTCGACTCAGGCTGAGGCGGAGGTTCGTGACGCAAGTGTTAAGGCTCCAGAGGAATCTGGTGCCAAGGATTCGGCGCAGCCCGAGACTTCTGCccctcctccgcctcaggtgtga
- the LOC8059340 gene encoding uncharacterized protein LOC8059340, with protein MGKEYVLIDELLDDYIPILIQHKLALRLLPDKNPGDEEANEKFQQLQKVISILGDAEKRALYDEIGITDDDALVGAAADNLQEYFRTMYKKVSLSAFAFLFSELVQYNQTQVDNITELERRLEDAGYAVGARVLELREKETQRRGRLQDLSKRRIDGFKDGRRAEVGNTGRARASGDGDLATQVVRGRRAATSGARARATLQTRQRGHRRRGRRCWGRGRGRLSRLGNAGRASRARARARMRVTTGDGVGGEGVSPDLATQVRRRASGARARAARTQDDRRRGATLSEGECEGVGRGLVPCAILSLACYCFLYRTEILYQESFLFLYFISHPSTSLLYIILNCKFTSGILSCFFIQF; from the exons ATGGGGAAGGAATATGTCCTG ATTGATGAGCTCTTGGATGACTATATTCCAATCCTGATTCA GCACAAATTGGCGTTGCGCCTCCTCCCAGATAAGAATCCTGGGGATGAG GAAGCCAATGAGAAGTTTCAGCAGCTGCAGAAGGTTATATCCATTCTTGGTGATGCAGAGAAAAGAGCTTTATATGATGAGATTGGCATCACTGATGATGAC GCACTGGTGGGAGCAGCTGCAGACAATCTTCAGGAGTACTTCAGAACAATGTACAAGAAG GTCAGTTTGAGTGCATTTGCATTCTTGTTCTCTGAGTTGGTTCAGTACAACCAGACTCAAGTTGACAACATTACTGAGCTGGAACGGAG GCTGGAGGATGCTGGTTATGCGGTTGGTGCAAGGGTGCTTGAACTAAGGGAGAAG GAAACACAAAGGCGAGGGCGACTCCAGGACCTGTCAAAACGCAGGATTGACGGCTTCAAGGACGGTCGCAGGGCTGAGGTGGGCAACACAGGTCGGGCTCGGGCGTCGGGCGACGGCGACCTAGCAACGCAGGTCGTGCGAGGGCGTCGGGCTGCAACGtcgggggcgagggcgagggcgactcTCCAGACCAGGCAACGCGGGCATCGGAGGCGAGGGCGACGGTGTtgggggcgagggcgagggcgactcTCCAGACTTGGCAACGCAGGTCGGGCgtcgagggcgagggcgagggcgaggatGAGGGTGACGACGGGCGATGGTGTCGGGGGCGAGGGCGTCTCTCCAGACCTAGCAACGCAGGTCCGTCGTCGGGCGtcgggggcgagggcgagggcggcgAGGACCCAGGACGATCGACGGAGAGGTGCGACGTTGAGCGAGGGCGAGTGCGagggcgtcgggcgaggattggTACCGTGCGCGATTCTTTCCTTAGCGTGCTATTGTTTCCTTTACCGGACTGAGATTTTATATCAGGaatcctttctttttctttatttcatTTCGCACCCTTCCACCTCTCTGTTATATATTATTCTGAATTGTAAATTTACATCAGGAATCCTATCTTGTTTTTTTATTCAATTTTGA
- the LOC110435496 gene encoding probable aminotransferase TAT2, producing the protein MENSARASNGEVAAVPDSWNFVPNETLLGLASISVRGVLAKIKAEMGAAGGGGGGRPVIPMGHGDPSAFPCFRTSPEAVDAVAGALQSGEYNSYSTCVGLEPARRSIAQYLSRDLPYELSLDDVYLTNGCVQAIEIICSVLARPGANILLPRPGYKFYEARAVFNGMEARYFDLLPEKDWEVDTDCVQALADKNTVAIVLINPGNPCGNVYSYEHLAKVAETARKLGIFVIADEAYAHLTFGERKFVPMGVFGAVAPVLTLGSLSKRWLVPGWRLGWIVTNDPNGVFQRTKVAASIRTYHYICSDPTTFVQAAVPNLLENSKEEFFQQTIKILKESADLCWEKLKDINGVTCPSKPMGSMFVMVKLDLSCLQDIKDDMDFCCRLAKEESVVVLPGRVVGCKDWLRITFAIDPSSLEDGLDRLNSFCLRHSSKPAGRVM; encoded by the exons ATGGAGAACAGCGCCAGGGCCAGCAATGGGGAGGTGGCGGCTGTCCCGGACTCGTGGAACTTCGTGCCGAACGAGACCCTCCTGGGCCTGGCGTCGATCTCGGTGCGCGGCGTGCTAGCCAAGATCAAGGCCGAGATGGGTgccgcaggcggcggcggcggcgggcggccgGTGATCCCGATGGGCCACGGCGACCCGTCGGCGTTCCCGTGCTTCCGGACGTCGCCGGAGGCCGTGGACGCCGTCGCCGGCGCGCTCCAGTCCGGCGAGTACAACTCCTACTCCACTTGCGTCGGCCTTGAGCCAGCACGGAG GTCCATTGCGCAGTACTTATCCCGTGATTTGCCATATGAATTGTCACTCGATGATGTCTACCTCACAAACGGCTGTGTTCAAGCAATTGAGATAATCTGCTCTGTGTTAGCTCGTCCTGGTGCCAATATCTTGCTCCCAAGACCTGGCTACAAGTTTTATGAGGCGCGCGCTGTTTTCAACGGAATGGAAGCCCGGTACTTCGATCTTCTACCTGAGAAAGACTGGGAGGTTGACACTGATTGCGTCCAAGCTCTTGCTGACAAGAATACTGTTGCCATTGTCCTCATCAACCCAGGAAACCCATGTGGCAATGTGTACTCCTATGAGCACCTGGCCAAG GTTGCCGAGACAGCACGGAAGCTTGGCATATTTGTAATAGCAGATGAGGCTTACGCACACTTGACATTTGGAGAGAGGAAATTTGTGCCGATGGGTGTGTTTGGGGCTGTGGCTCCAGTGCTCACACTGGGGTCATTATCAAAGAGATGGCTGGTGCCCGGTTGGCGGCTGGGATGGATTGTTACCAATGATCCTAATGGTGTATTTCAGAGAACCAAG GTAGCCGCTAGCATCAGGACCTACCATTATATCTGCTCTGATCCTACAACATTTGTTCAG GCAGCAGTTCCGAACCTCCTGGAGAACTCCAAGGAGGAATTCTTCCAACAAACCATCAAAATTCTCAAAGAAAGTGCAGATCTATGCTGGGAGAAGTTGAAGGACATCAACGGAGTCACATGCCCAAGCAAACCAATGGGATCCATGTTTGTAATG GTGAAGCTAGATCTGTCCTGCCTGCAGGACATCAAAGATGACATGGACTTCTGCTGCCGGCTGGCAAAGGAGGAATCAGTTGTTGTTCTGCCAG GACGTGTTGTGGGATGCAAGGATTGGCTCCGGATCACCTTTGCAATTGATCCGTCTTCTCTCGAAGACGGCCTTGACAGGCTCAATTCCTTCTGCCTGCGACACAGCAGCAAGCCGGCCGGTAGAGTGATGTGA